AGATGATCTCACTCGTGCAGCGTTGTGTCAGCTCATCAAAATACGGTTGGTCAGCGGGACAAATGCCTGTGCCGATGGTGACTCCGTCTTGACAGATGGCGTAGCCACGACATCCATCATCCGACACGTTGGCCAGCTCAACATGCGACTGCCCACGATTGACACAACGATCGTAGCTGCAATGCAACTTCTCTTGGGGCACACACGAGCCTTGCTGGGCAGCATTGAAGAAACGTCCTTCCGAGCATGTGCcggccaacagcagcatttCTCCTGCGGCATTCTCatggcaataataatatcCGTTGCAAGTCTTGCCATCGGACACAAAGATGTCTGACTGAGGACATGTCTCGGCATCTGCCATTTGGGGCGGGGGTTCGGTATGTGAGCACTGCACATTCTGCGGGTATTCGCATTTGCTCTGGGCGGCATCAAAGTAAAAGGTGTCGCTGCAGGTGTCGATGATCACGTTGCCCCTCCAGCACATTTGCCAGccattgcagttgctgctgtcctTCATGAACACACCATCGGGCAGTATGTTGCAAATGCTATTCGGATCCATGCCAATTGTGCATGGATAATCCCTGATGCAGGTCTCCAGTCCGGGATTATAGTTATAACCCGCTCGGCATTCACCCAGCGTCGCTTGTCCCTCTCTGCAGTAATAGTAACCGTTGCAGGAATAAGGATCAGCCGCGAAACCAGTTTCGATTGCCGCACACGGATTGCTGGAGATGCACTTGACCTCATCGGCAGGCAAGCAGCTTTGGCTCTCTCGCTCATAGAAGTATCCTTCGTCGCAGCTGCCGCTAATCGGTGATCCATTGAAGCACTCTATCCACGTGTCGCAGGCTCGCGGATCCTTCATTTTGATGCCGTCCATAACTAGGCTGCATATTGATTCCGGATCGAATGCGCAATTTACACTTTGGAAAGCAATCAGCGCGAAGCTCAATAATACGCAGTTTAATCTAATCGAAACTGTGgagaaaatattattagttatCATAACAAAAGGCACTTCAATAAAAATCGTtctattaataacaaaaaaaaaaacattattgaACTCAAGAGTGTTATTATCTTAAGAGcacattaaattattgaatttaaatgtaatttaattttgtttcttttatttagaaGCACAtgacttaaaatatattattttagaatacaaatttacataatgttattcctttttaaaattctacaaattatttaaaaactatttacttactcatttttactatattaaacaacagcaaactaaAAGACTTTACTTCGACTAAGTGAGCAGCAAGACTGGCGCTTATTGAATAACACtcgacaaatttattttgttatatactTAATCATATATATTCTCAGGCAGTTGGTTAATAAATTTTCGAGCATTAGAGAAGACTGAAATGCcgcaaattgttaaaattagACACATATTCACACGAGTATCTCAACTTAATACCGTATTgaccataaattaaatgacaaaTATTGCAAGTAGATAACTGCGATTCTCAAATcgtttataaatatgtattacaaAAGTCAAGATAGTTGAACAATAATGGGGACAGCAAATTGCGGCTGATAACTGAATGTGCGttgctttaattttgattGGCTAACTAACATATTTATCATGTTGTGCGTaaagaaagtttttaataattttaaaacaaaggTCAAACACTTTATTAAGTGTGTTATCACTTTTAAAGATTATTActattgtttgttattatgaTAACTATTGGAAGTAAGCTCACGTGATTATCAATTACTAAAACAGTATAAAGTGAAACTTCCAATAGAGGTCACCTTTTTTAAGCGGACAGCACAAGGAAGTTATTGTTATGGAGTTTTCAAAAGATTAAAGAATGTAGAAATGAATGCCCAAgagcacacatacatatatcagaGAGCAATAAGCTTCCTTCAATCTATTTTGAACTTTTTCTAAATGTAAAAAAAGTACACAAGAAATTAGAAAATACTCACATAAATACGAACTAACATATAATGTAATTAGGAATTATCTGGGATTCCTTTTACTGAATTAGTACtgactttatttaaatttaaccaTCGTTAAATCTTCTATTTCGCTTAGCAATTTCGCAGTAGCTCATGacgcctgaaagtatgcaatgtttTTGTTCGCCATTTTACATGATTCATCTTAGAAAATTGTTGGTACTTCATCTTCATTTTTATCGCAGATATCGTACAAGTATAAAATCTGCGCGACTTTTGATAAGTGgtgcaaaatatgttttcatgTTTCAATTATTGTAGGCATAACTTAATGAAATGTGCTGCACCCAATTTGAGTTCGAGGGATGGGCCAGACTATAAATAAAGCGCATACTCCTCGAGGCGAAATAGTAAACAATTTTTCCCAGCGCTAAAAACAATCGCAATAAAGTGAGAGAATTCACATGGAAATACGCGTCCATTTCGCATTGCTAGTGGGCATCTGTTTGGGCGCGGCCCAGCCAGTGGAGGAGACTGTGAACATTGAAATCGCCGATCTGAGTCATGTGAGTTGAACAGCTCGATGGTCTGAGATCACATGACTTATAGAACTTATTACAGCTTTGTACTGGACGTACTGAAGACAACTTGGTGCCGCATCCTTACGATTGCAATGCATATTTTGCCTGCTCGACGGTGCCGGAACTTTTTTACTGCGACCACGGATTGATATTCGATGCCAATCGATTGGAGTGCGATGTGCCCGAGCGTGCTCTTTGCAATGCCAAAGAGGCACAGCAGTTGAGCACGAGCAGCCCGAACAGTGGTTATCTAGATGGTGGCAAACAATCGCAGATGGATGTCAATTGGTGGGAGCACAAGCCACATCCCATCTTTGTGGCCGTCGATGTGGCCACTGGCCTGGCGGTCAGTCCCATGGATAGATACGATCCAAAGCATGTGGAGTGTCGGCACTTTGGTGCCTACTTCTTGCCACATCCCAGCAATTGCCAGATGTACTTCATTTGCGCCTACGGCCATTTGCATCGTCATCAGTGTGGCTTGGGCACGCTGTGGAACTACAAGAGCTCCGAGTGTCAGCTGAGCGCAAGTGCCGAGTGCTATGGTCACAACAGCTTGCAGCCGGGCAAGCAAACCGAGGTGACAACGAGCACAACGCCTGGTCAGGTGACTGTCTGCTACATTGTCAGCACCAGTACAAGCTTGTCGGGTAGCAACAgtagtagcaacaacagcagcagcagcagcaacttccCTAACATCTTctctagcagcagcagcagcttgcccagcagcagcagcagcgagtcaACCACAACTACCGTGACTGCTCCATCGCCTCCGCGTGCCCCACAGAACGCTCTTACCTGCCCATCGGAGCGTCAGAGTTATCTGCCGCATGCAGGCGACTGCAGCaagtattatatttgcattgccGGCATGCCAGTGTTGACATCCTGCCCCAAGGGTCTGTTCTGGGATCAGAAGTCAGGCTACTGCGACCAAGCCAAGAATGTCAAGTGCTTTCAGAATGAGTAAATAAATGGCTGATTACTGAATTTAACATAACTTGAATGTTTACTTGAATGcatatcaataaaattgtttgttcTTTACAAAAGTGTTGACATTTTAATTCGCTCCCACAGTTGGCGACGTCTTTGGGTTGCCTCCGCAGTCTCCGGCTCCGGTTTCTTCTGCTGCCACTTAAAGTCCGTGATGCTGGCCTTTAAACGCTGCCAATATGAGGGCAAACTtgcttcgttttgtttttcattctcTAATCCCTTGGAAAAGCTAATTTCACAAAGTAAAATTATCACCAAACACAAACTTATCAATTTAGTTGCACTCATGTTTCTAGATTCAATGATAGAAGGCTAATGTTATTGTCAACGTCGTGTTGCTATTTAATCTGAATAGGCATTATTCTTATGTCTTATCAACTGGATAAGTTTTTGTATCACTTGCAATTGCTTAACAATTCATGATTAGATATCATACTTGAATTTCATGCAAGCTCCGCACAAACTGATTTCTGttctgttgctgttaatgTGGTCTGACGAAAGCTGAATGATATGGCTTCAAACTACACTCTGTTAGCATATACACAAGTTTAACAGAACTCTGTTACTAGCATAAAGCTGTAAAGTAAATGACATGTTATACCATGAATAGCCGCCATTTTGAAATGAACGCTGGAAACGGAAGTTGATAAGTTAAATGGAGAAGATACGAGTCATTTAACTTATATCTTCATTATAATTAGAATTGGTcttttacaaataattgtaGTGATTTTCTTTAAGGACTGGGttcgaaaataaaagaatgttGAAATTAAACTTTATTCTTTAGCGACATACCTTGCACAACAATGCTTCCTGAAGGCTTTGTTGCTTCTCATTGAaataagcatttttatttgttatttcaattaaatgataataatgaacTTCCGGTATAAGCAATATTCTTGCGTCTTGATTTACACAACgcattgcatttgaattattgCTTAAGGAGATTTTTTTATCCTGCCGCAAGTGTggaaactttaaaatttactgACGTTTCTTTTAATTACCTTGTTTGATAGAATTCTTGAAATTGTATtcattgtaaaataaaacaatttgtatcGTTTTCCTcatttaatcaataaattctttaacattttattttgtacttacaTTAAGTATTTACTGGTGTAAAT
This is a stretch of genomic DNA from Drosophila albomicans strain 15112-1751.03 chromosome 3, ASM965048v2, whole genome shotgun sequence. It encodes these proteins:
- the LOC117568976 gene encoding peritrophin-48, with amino-acid sequence MISIRLNCVLLSFALIAFQSVNCAFDPESICSLVMDGIKMKDPRACDTWIECFNGSPISGSCDEGYFYERESQSCLPADEVKCISSNPCAAIETGFAADPYSCNGYYYCREGQATLGECRAGYNYNPGLETCIRDYPCTIGMDPNSICNILPDGVFMKDSSNCNGWQMCWRGNVIIDTCSDTFYFDAAQSKCEYPQNVQCSHTEPPPQMADAETCPQSDIFVSDGKTCNGYYYCHENAAGEMLLLAGTCSEGRFFNAAQQGSCVPQEKLHCSYDRCVNRGQSHVELANVSDDGCRGYAICQDGVTIGTGICPADQPYFDELTQRCTSEIISYAACAKEVKETTIEYSIRK
- the LOC117568707 gene encoding uncharacterized protein LOC117568707: MEIRVHFALLVGICLGAAQPVEETVNIEIADLSHLCTGRTEDNLVPHPYDCNAYFACSTVPELFYCDHGLIFDANRLECDVPERALCNAKEAQQLSTSSPNSGYLDGGKQSQMDVNWWEHKPHPIFVAVDVATGLAVSPMDRYDPKHVECRHFGAYFLPHPSNCQMYFICAYGHLHRHQCGLGTLWNYKSSECQLSASAECYGHNSLQPGKQTEVTTSTTPGQVTVCYIVSTSTSLSGSNSSSNNSSSSSNFPNIFSSSSSSLPSSSSSESTTTTVTAPSPPRAPQNALTCPSERQSYLPHAGDCSKYYICIAGMPVLTSCPKGLFWDQKSGYCDQAKNVKCFQNE